The region CGCCCGGGAGCGTGTCGGCGGAGACGAAGGCCCCGGAGATGAAGCAGACCGGGAACAGCCACAGCAGCCCGAGGCTCTGGGCGACCTCCACGCTGCGGGCCGTGAGCGCGATCGTCGCCCCGATCCACGACGTCGCGAACGCGAACAGGACCAGCAGACCGAAGGCGCCCAGCGCCGGACCGATGCCGGCGTGCACGCGCCACCCGATGGCGAGCCCGCACGCCACGATGACGGCGATGGAGATGCCGCTCGTGACCAGGTCGGAGGTGGTCCGACCCAGGATGACCCCGACGCGTGACATCGGCAGGGCCCGGAACCGGTCGATGAGGCCGGACTGCAGGTCCTTCGCGAGGTAGACGGCCGTGAAGGAGGAGTTGAACGTCAGCGTCTGCGCGAGGATCCCCGCGATGAGGAACTCCCGGTAGGCCTCCCCGCCCAGCGCACCGCCGAACACGAACGCCAGGATCAGCACGAAGATGATCGGCTGCGCGACCCCGGTCACGAGGGCCCCGGG is a window of Litorihabitans aurantiacus DNA encoding:
- a CDS encoding ABC transporter permease, which produces MSTATTDRSTTGRPACDVGTGAASGEVRPTATSSLVPEPRGGAFAPLLSALRDGWIVARRNNVNVRRTPGALVTGVAQPIIFVLILAFVFGGALGGEAYREFLIAGILAQTLTFNSSFTAVYLAKDLQSGLIDRFRALPMSRVGVILGRTTSDLVTSGISIAVIVACGLAIGWRVHAGIGPALGAFGLLVLFAFATSWIGATIALTARSVEVAQSLGLLWLFPVCFISGAFVSADTLPGVLRTIAEWNPVTAVATAVRQGFGNQPPEDFEVAAGWAAQHATLYAFLCCIAIIAIFAPIAVGQYRRISKR